In one window of uncultured Sphaerochaeta sp. DNA:
- the pstB gene encoding phosphate ABC transporter ATP-binding protein PstB: MQATEAERFEFLGKAEPDTKQEIITLENVNIHYGNFHAVKDASLPIYEKQVTAFIGPSGCGKSTVLRSINRMNDMIRGATIDGKVLFHGHDLYAKDVDPVLIRRSIGMVFQKPNPFPKSIYENITWGAKINGFKGDYDELVETSLQKAALWDEVKDKLKQNALRLSGGQQQRLCIARTLAVQPEVILMDEPASALDPIATGRIEELILELKKYYTIVIVTHNMGQASRVSDHTAFFMVDEKRTGYLEEYAPTEQLFLNPAHKKTEEYISGKFG, translated from the coding sequence ATGCAAGCAACAGAAGCAGAGCGTTTTGAATTCCTTGGGAAAGCAGAACCGGATACAAAACAGGAGATCATAACCCTGGAGAATGTGAATATCCATTACGGCAATTTCCATGCGGTAAAGGATGCTTCCCTTCCCATTTATGAGAAACAGGTTACAGCATTCATTGGACCTTCAGGATGTGGGAAGAGTACTGTGCTGAGAAGCATCAACAGGATGAATGATATGATCAGGGGGGCAACAATCGATGGCAAGGTACTGTTCCATGGTCACGATCTCTATGCCAAGGATGTTGATCCTGTTTTAATCAGGCGAAGCATCGGCATGGTGTTCCAGAAACCCAATCCTTTTCCTAAATCAATTTATGAGAATATCACCTGGGGTGCGAAGATCAATGGATTCAAAGGTGATTATGACGAGCTGGTAGAGACCAGCCTACAGAAGGCTGCGCTCTGGGATGAGGTCAAGGACAAGCTCAAGCAAAATGCCCTTCGACTCAGTGGAGGACAGCAACAGCGTCTTTGTATTGCGAGGACCTTGGCCGTACAGCCGGAGGTAATCCTGATGGATGAACCGGCCTCTGCGCTCGACCCCATCGCAACAGGCCGTATCGAGGAGCTGATTCTTGAACTGAAGAAATACTACACAATTGTCATTGTCACGCATAATATGGGTCAGGCATCACGTGTTTCAGACCATACCGCATTCTTCATGGTTGATGAGAAGCGGACGGGTTATCTGGAGGAGTATGCTCCTACCGAGCAGCTGTTCCTCAACCCGGCACATAAAAAGACGGAAGAGTACATCTCCGGTAAATTCGGTTGA
- the phoU gene encoding phosphate signaling complex protein PhoU: MDQTISKLDEKMQFFQEMLIQMVNRVEESIYQAQYAFRNHDVELAKKVIANDWFIDQLQEMVENDAVRLLVSETPYGHYMRHIIAGIKIVSSLERMGDHAAHMAKMASNEEEAIFIPFVERISEMALLGATMTRKVVEAFIDVKAEKAIEVASLDDKMDAERDALNADLFALRPETEAEMERILNLFYLTKEMERYGDHVTTICRWIVYMDKGQRPKLNGPKKSE; this comes from the coding sequence ATGGACCAAACTATCAGTAAGCTTGATGAGAAGATGCAATTCTTCCAAGAGATGCTCATTCAAATGGTGAACAGGGTGGAGGAATCAATCTACCAGGCACAATATGCGTTTCGAAACCACGATGTGGAGTTGGCCAAAAAAGTCATAGCCAACGACTGGTTCATCGACCAGCTGCAGGAGATGGTGGAGAACGATGCTGTGCGACTTCTGGTAAGTGAGACTCCTTATGGGCATTATATGCGTCATATCATTGCAGGGATCAAGATTGTATCCAGCTTGGAGCGAATGGGAGACCATGCTGCGCATATGGCAAAGATGGCAAGTAATGAGGAGGAAGCAATCTTCATCCCGTTTGTAGAACGTATCAGCGAAATGGCACTGCTCGGTGCTACCATGACCCGCAAGGTTGTTGAAGCCTTCATTGATGTGAAGGCAGAGAAGGCAATCGAGGTTGCATCCCTTGACGACAAGATGGATGCAGAGCGGGATGCCTTGAACGCCGATCTATTTGCTCTCAGACCCGAGACAGAGGCTGAGATGGAACGTATTCTCAATCTCTTTTATCTGACGAAGGAGATGGAACGGTATGGGGATCATGTGACTACCATCTGCCGATGGATTGTCTATATGGACAAAGGGCAGAGGCCGAAGCTCAACGGACCAAAAAAGTCTGAGTAG
- the pstC gene encoding phosphate ABC transporter permease subunit PstC: MTQRHITHPFGKKRRLHERVIETILFLFALFSIMITVGIAVILIRESFLFFSDPEVTLVEFFTGKTWQPMIGLFGFLPLLNATIMTSVIAMLFAIPLGLFVAIYLAEYASDKVRGRLKPILEVLAGIPTIVYGYFALTFMTPLLRSIFGQETVEIYNTASAGLVIGILVLPMIATMAEDAISAVPQELRLAGLALGGTPIETTFRVVLPAALSGLSATFLLALSRAIGETMIVALAAGAGPNMTFNPFEAAETITGYIVRISGGDVSYNSVDYNSIFALGLVLFIITFTLNLISRKVSNLFYQEYE, from the coding sequence ATGACACAAAGGCATATCACCCATCCTTTTGGAAAGAAACGAAGGCTTCATGAGCGGGTTATTGAAACCATTCTGTTCCTGTTTGCATTGTTCTCCATCATGATCACGGTTGGGATTGCGGTGATTCTCATTCGCGAGTCCTTTCTCTTTTTCTCTGACCCCGAAGTCACCTTGGTTGAATTTTTTACCGGGAAGACTTGGCAACCCATGATCGGGTTGTTTGGTTTTCTCCCCTTGCTGAATGCAACCATCATGACGAGTGTTATCGCCATGTTGTTCGCCATACCCCTTGGGCTATTTGTGGCAATCTATCTGGCGGAGTATGCATCTGACAAGGTCAGGGGTAGACTCAAGCCGATTCTTGAGGTGTTGGCCGGGATCCCCACCATAGTATATGGCTATTTTGCCCTTACCTTCATGACCCCGTTGCTTCGCTCCATATTTGGTCAGGAGACAGTGGAGATTTACAATACGGCCAGTGCAGGATTGGTTATTGGGATTCTTGTGCTTCCCATGATCGCCACCATGGCTGAGGATGCCATTTCAGCAGTACCCCAGGAGTTACGCCTTGCAGGGCTTGCTCTTGGTGGTACCCCGATAGAGACCACGTTCCGTGTTGTCCTTCCCGCCGCGTTAAGTGGGCTTAGTGCCACATTCCTGCTCGCTCTCTCCAGAGCTATCGGTGAGACCATGATCGTGGCCTTGGCAGCAGGGGCTGGGCCGAATATGACGTTCAATCCCTTCGAGGCTGCTGAAACCATCACTGGGTACATTGTGAGGATCAGTGGAGGGGATGTCAGTTACAACTCGGTTGATTACAACAGTATTTTTGCGCTTGGGTTGGTGTTGTTCATCATCACCTTCACGCTGAATCTTATCTCAAGAAAAGTCTCAAACCTTTTCTATCAGGAGTATGAATAA
- the pstA gene encoding phosphate ABC transporter permease PstA, translating into MNNMQTESMFGTKAESLLLMQKRARLSIFWKVIFIFATTVAVLFLLLLLVSVIDSIFGYAVIRNEVNISELISGASSLDEFSRSQLEETARNNLSSGILRRVEYEKPITERSDRELRALIEQYIIKPSVLRSWGLWDSITKQDEIGTFMANQEDSYLIFKSWITPEFLTNDQSANPLNAGIRTALLGSLWIIAITFLLAFPIGVGSAIYLEEYAEDTKLNRLLQLNIFNLSAVPSIIYGLLGLAVFVRAMEGVTSGAFLSTVADTTANGRTILSGGLTLGLLVLPIIIINTQEALKGVPDSLRMSSYGVGATKWQTIWSQVLPVSFDRILTGTILALSRALGETAPLVVIGASTFISVDPSSVFSKFTTLPIQIYQWSARPQGSYRNIAAAAIIVLLILLLVLNSGAIYLRDKLAKKKRMAA; encoded by the coding sequence ATGAATAATATGCAGACAGAATCGATGTTTGGCACCAAGGCAGAGAGCCTGCTCTTGATGCAGAAACGCGCTCGCTTATCGATATTCTGGAAAGTGATATTTATCTTCGCTACAACAGTCGCAGTCTTGTTTCTGCTGCTGTTGCTTGTATCGGTGATTGACTCCATTTTTGGGTATGCAGTCATCAGAAACGAGGTGAATATTTCAGAGTTGATCAGTGGGGCCTCGTCCTTGGATGAGTTCTCAAGGTCTCAATTGGAAGAGACTGCAAGGAACAACCTTTCCAGTGGTATACTGAGAAGGGTGGAGTATGAGAAGCCGATAACAGAACGTTCCGATCGTGAGTTGCGTGCCCTGATAGAGCAATATATCATCAAGCCATCGGTACTCAGGAGCTGGGGGCTTTGGGACTCGATCACCAAACAGGATGAGATTGGTACATTTATGGCAAATCAGGAAGATTCGTACCTGATCTTCAAGAGCTGGATAACCCCGGAATTTCTCACCAATGACCAAAGTGCCAATCCCCTCAATGCGGGTATTCGCACTGCACTTCTGGGATCTCTCTGGATTATTGCCATCACTTTCTTGCTGGCATTTCCCATCGGGGTGGGGTCAGCAATATACCTGGAGGAGTACGCAGAGGATACAAAACTGAACCGGCTCCTGCAGCTCAACATTTTCAATCTTAGTGCAGTACCTTCCATTATCTACGGGCTCCTGGGATTGGCCGTATTTGTACGGGCCATGGAAGGGGTGACCAGTGGGGCATTTCTCAGTACGGTTGCCGATACCACTGCTAATGGAAGGACAATTCTCAGTGGAGGTCTTACCTTGGGGTTGTTGGTACTCCCGATCATTATCATCAACACCCAGGAAGCCCTCAAGGGTGTCCCCGATTCACTGAGGATGAGCAGCTATGGGGTGGGAGCTACTAAGTGGCAGACCATCTGGAGTCAGGTACTCCCTGTCAGTTTTGACAGGATCCTAACCGGAACAATACTCGCGCTTTCCAGGGCGTTGGGAGAGACGGCACCTCTGGTGGTCATTGGTGCATCAACGTTCATCAGTGTGGACCCTTCCAGTGTCTTTTCAAAATTTACGACCTTGCCGATCCAAATCTACCAGTGGTCGGCTCGCCCCCAGGGTTCATATCGCAATATTGCAGCAGCAGCCATCATAGTCTTATTGATACTTCTGCTTGTATTGAACAGTGGGGCGATCTATCTCAGAGACAAACTAGCCAAGAAAAAGAGGATGGCAGCATGA